The sequence below is a genomic window from Rudanella lutea DSM 19387.
TTACAGTTTACAGTTTACCGTTTGTCGTTGCGCGGAGCGGTCTGAATCGCGTAAGTCCCGGCGGGAAACCGCAACTGTAAACCGTAAACTGTAAACTGACAACTATTTTATTAAGCTGCTTCTTTCAACAGACGCTCGCCTTTGGCAACCGCATCTTCAATGGTACCCACGAGGTTGAAAGCAGCCTCGGGCAGGTGGTCGTACTGACCATCGATGATGGCGTTGAACCCTTTGATCGTATCTTCGATAGGTACGAGTACGCCTTTCAGACCGGTAAATTGCTCGGCCACAAAGAAGGGCTGCGACAGGAAGCGCTGCACCCGGCGGGCACGGCTTACTACCAGCTTATCTTCTTCTGAAAGTTCTTCCAGACCCAGAATGGCGATGATATCCTGCAATTCTTTGTAACGTTGCAGAATCTGCTTCACGCGCTGAGCTGTGTTGTAGTGCTCGTCGCCGAGGATTTCGGCGGTCAGAATCCGCGACGTAGAGTCGAGAGGGTCCACGGCCGGGTAGATACCCAGCTCGGAGATTTTCCGGCTCAATACAGTCGTAGCGTCCAAGTGAGCAAACGTAGTTGCCGGCGCGGGGTCAGTCAAGTCATCGGCAGGTACGTAAACGGCCTGTACCGACGTAATTGAACCACGCTTAGTCGACGTAATACGCTCCTGCATGGCGCCCATTTCGGTGGCCAGCGTGGGCTGGTAACCTACGGCTGAAGGCATCCGGCCCAACAGAGCGGATACTTCCGAACCGGCCTGGGTAAAGCGGAAGATGTTATCGATAAAGAACAAGATGTCGCGACCCTGACCGGTACCGTCGCCATCGCGGAAGTGCTCAGCAATGGTCAGACCCGACAAGGCTACACGGGCGCGGGCTCCGGGAGGCTCGTTCATCTGACCGAAGATAAAGGTAGCCTGGCTTTCCTTCATTTCTTCCAGATCCACTTTGCTCAGATCCCAGCCGCCATTTTCCATGGAGTGCTTGAAATTCTCGCCGTATTTGATGATACCGGCTTCGATCATTTCGCGCAGAAGGTCATTCCCTTCGCGGGTACGCTCACCTACACCAGCAAACACCGACAGACCTGAGTACGCCTTGGCAATGTTGTTGATCAATTCCTGAATCAATACGGTTTTGCCTACACCGGCACCACCGAACAGACCAATTTTACCACCCTTTGCGTAAGGCTCCAGCAGGTCAATTACCTTGATACCTGTAAAGAGAACTTCCGTCGACGTTGCCAGATCCTCAAACTTTGGAGCTGCGCGGTGAATCGAAAGACCACCCGTGCTAACTGGCTGCGGGATACCGTCGATGGCCTGACCTACTACGTTGAACAACCGGCCTTTGATACCATCGCCTGTAGGCATGGTGATCTGACCGCCGAGGTCAACAACAGCCATGCCACGCTGAAGACCTTCGGTTGAGTCCATGGCGATGGTACGCACACGGTCTTCGCCGAGGTGTTGCTGGCATTCAAGAATAACCTTCTGGCCGTTGGCTTTCGTTACTTCGAGGGCATCAAGGATAGCCGGGAGCCGAGAACCTTCGCCCTCAAAGCTCACGTCCACGACCGGACCAATCACCTGAGTGACCTTGCCCGTATTAACTGCCGTTTCCGTAATCATTTGGATATGATGTATGTCTAAAAGAGTGAACCCGGTATTTGGGACTGCAAAATTAGGAGAAAAACCGCGTAAAGTAAAGATGCAACCCTAACTTATTCTTAGATGAAAGTAGAGGATGGGGGTTGAGAATTAGGATTTTGGCGATTTATACGAACAAATCAGGCCTTGAGCGATTTTGTACAAAAGAAAGTTTGCACAAAAGCGATGGGTGCTGAACGAAGCATGATGAACGGGCTCGTGCCTGTTTTTATCGCTTCACGCTCATCACGCATCGCTCACGACTCAACGTTATGCTCCAACAACGCTCAAGCGGCCTGCTGCTGCACATTACCTCATTGCCCTCTCCGCACGGTTTGGGCGATCTGGGCACCGAGGCTTATCGCTTCGTCGATTTTTTGTCGGCTGCCGGACAAACATACTGGCAAATTCTGCCCACTACCCCCGTCGACCCCGGTGCGGGCTTTTCGCCATACAGCAGCCCTTCTGCGTTTGCGGGTAATGTGCTGGTGATTAGTCTCGATAAGCTGGTTGAAGACGGTTTGCTGACCGCCAAAGAGGTACAGTCGGCGGAGCTGCCCCTCAGCAACCGGGCCAATCTCTGGCTGGTGTCGGAGCGTAAAATGCCGTTGCTCCGGCGGGCCGCCGATGTATTTCGGCGAACGGCCAATAATACGCAGCTGGTCGATTACGAGCTTTTTTGCCAGCAGGAAGCCCATTGGCTCAATGACTATGCGTTGTTTACGGCTCTGCAACACGATACCGGCGAGTACTGGTGGGTGCGCTGGACACCCGAACTGGTCCGGCGCGAACCCGAGGCCCTCGCCCACGAACTCGACCGGCTCCGCGACCCGATTGAAGAGATCAAGGTACTTCAGTTTCTGTTTTTCCGGCAATGGAATGCGCTCAGAGACTATTGCTTTGCGCACCGGATTCATATCATTGGCGATATTCCGATCTACGTACAGCACAACAGCCCCGATGTCTGGGCGTTTCAGGACCTGTTTAAACTTGATGATGAGGGGATGCCGACGTTCGTAGCCGGGGCTCCACCCGATATGTTTAGTGAAGAAGGTCAACGCTGGGGCAACCCGGTGTACGATTGGCCGAAACACGAAGAAAGCGGGTTTCAATGGTGGATTCGGCGGTTACGGCATCAGATGAAACTGTACAGCCTTACCCGGCTCGACCATTTCCTGGGCTTTGCGGTGTACTGGGAAATTCCGGCTTCGGAGCCCTCGGCTCGTATTGGTGAGTGGATAAAGGCCCCTATCGACGCCTTTATGGATACCATGTACCGGCAGTTTGGGCATCTGCCCGTTATTGCCGAAGACCTCGGCGAGCGCGCACCCGATGTGCAGCCGCACCTGCGCCATTTCCAGATTCCGGGT
It includes:
- the atpD gene encoding F0F1 ATP synthase subunit beta; this translates as MITETAVNTGKVTQVIGPVVDVSFEGEGSRLPAILDALEVTKANGQKVILECQQHLGEDRVRTIAMDSTEGLQRGMAVVDLGGQITMPTGDGIKGRLFNVVGQAIDGIPQPVSTGGLSIHRAAPKFEDLATSTEVLFTGIKVIDLLEPYAKGGKIGLFGGAGVGKTVLIQELINNIAKAYSGLSVFAGVGERTREGNDLLREMIEAGIIKYGENFKHSMENGGWDLSKVDLEEMKESQATFIFGQMNEPPGARARVALSGLTIAEHFRDGDGTGQGRDILFFIDNIFRFTQAGSEVSALLGRMPSAVGYQPTLATEMGAMQERITSTKRGSITSVQAVYVPADDLTDPAPATTFAHLDATTVLSRKISELGIYPAVDPLDSTSRILTAEILGDEHYNTAQRVKQILQRYKELQDIIAILGLEELSEEDKLVVSRARRVQRFLSQPFFVAEQFTGLKGVLVPIEDTIKGFNAIIDGQYDHLPEAAFNLVGTIEDAVAKGERLLKEAA
- the malQ gene encoding 4-alpha-glucanotransferase, whose translation is MLQQRSSGLLLHITSLPSPHGLGDLGTEAYRFVDFLSAAGQTYWQILPTTPVDPGAGFSPYSSPSAFAGNVLVISLDKLVEDGLLTAKEVQSAELPLSNRANLWLVSERKMPLLRRAADVFRRTANNTQLVDYELFCQQEAHWLNDYALFTALQHDTGEYWWVRWTPELVRREPEALAHELDRLRDPIEEIKVLQFLFFRQWNALRDYCFAHRIHIIGDIPIYVQHNSPDVWAFQDLFKLDDEGMPTFVAGAPPDMFSEEGQRWGNPVYDWPKHEESGFQWWIRRLRHQMKLYSLTRLDHFLGFAVYWEIPASEPSARIGEWIKAPIDAFMDTMYRQFGHLPVIAEDLGERAPDVQPHLRHFQIPGMRVLQFGFGADVATSTHAPHNHVINTVAYTGTHDNPTTSGWWANATPEVRANVKAYLGIRPTAETVTVHLNRLAMLSVARLVILPLQDALNLDESHRMNTPGVASPGVASSGEATPDSGSGNWSWRYTPDQLTDHVAEQLLRLTQMAGRI